In one Brienomyrus brachyistius isolate T26 chromosome 5, BBRACH_0.4, whole genome shotgun sequence genomic region, the following are encoded:
- the LOC125742732 gene encoding E3 ubiquitin/ISG15 ligase TRIM25-like isoform X1, which produces MSDEMYSLLSLEEELNCSICLFVFDNPVTTPCGHNYCQDCLDKTWQDSDQVALGFNCPQCRTHFSTKPELKKNTVLSTIVKTFNMRLEGSNDVDVEVKKVPEVAEITCDVCGKTKAYKTCLTCMASYCEEHVRPHKENPIFSTHEMTDPLSDLKERICLTHNKMMEFYCSTHSQCICVVCLQEKHNNCSFCKPEEGRNIQESELKKMMYNLDGKIEKTHTVVSQMKEQQFVLKDSASSRKRILESEFQQIRELIDRSEQEAMKLVDQEQDSGNEKIQSLMKRFTLNVEQMKETKSQIESLLGKKESFMFLQTKVNLPRAAEPYVPRVNVNSRQVRASEDYTVALKKFLEYLLKAPAEQRLQLLNADTRNTSVDDINKEVRHPTMPDVRGTRGEMFRQPPGHLPNQGARKKLPFPNPKEVKGENFYKTKKKPPHPPRELAAPLMNTNEPPKALGLYVPHEPKKVPSVVSATTSDLLKYGVELTLDPMTAHKCILLLENFTKAMASDEPSPYPDGPERFALWNQVLGTRGFSQGRHYWEVNMSSNNFCGLGLAYKSMDRDGPASRLGRNSQSWCLEWSNFMLSAWHNSSETVLENLNPSRVGILLDCDQGTITFYNVADRAYPFYTFIQRFSQPVYPAFWIFSSGSHVTLCKMTN; this is translated from the exons ATGTCTGAtgaaatgtattcactgctgagcCTGGAGGAAGAGCTGAATTGTAGCATATGCCTCTTCGTCTTCGATAACCCGGTGACCACGCCATGCGGGCATAATTATTGCCAGGATTGTCTGGATAAGACCTGGCAGGATAGCGATCAGGTGGCCCTAGGCTTTAACTGTCCACAGTGCCGGACTCACTTCTCCACCAAGCCCGAGTTAAAGAAGAACACGGTTCTCAGCACCATAGTGAAGACGTTTAATATGAGGTTGGAAGGATCCAACGATGTGGACGTGGAGGTTAAGAAGGTGCCAGAAGTGGCTGAAATTACCTGTGATGTCTGTGGGAAAACCAAAGCATATAAGACGTGCCTAACATGCATGGCGTCGTATTGCGAGGAGCATGTGAGGCCGCATAAGGAAAATCCGATTTTTTCGACACATGAGATGACAGATCCGCTGTCAGACCTCAAGGAGCGCATCTGCCTCACTCACAACAAAATGATGGAGTTTTACTGCAGCACGCACAGCCAGTGCATTTGTGTCGTATGCCTTCAGGAAAAACACAACAACTGCAGCTTCTGCAAGCCAGAGGAAGGACGAAACATCCAGGaa TCTGAGCTAAAGAAAATGATGTATAATCTTGATGGAAAAATAGAGAAGACCCACACAGTTGTCAGTCAGATGAAGGAGCAGCAGTTTGTACTGAAG GATTCAGCCAGTAGCAGGAAGAGGATTCTGGAGAGTGAGTTTCAGCAAATCCGGGAACTCATTGACAGAAGTGAGCAGGAAGCCATGAAGCTTGTGGACCAAGAGCAAGACAGCGGGAATGAGAAGATCCAGTCTTTGATGAAGAGATTCACCCTAAACGTGGAACAGATGAAGGAAACGAAAAGTCAGATCGAGAGCCTCTTGGGCAAGAAGGAATCATTCATGTTCCTGCAG ACTAAAGTAAATCTGCCCCGAGCAGCGGAACCATATGTGCCCAGAGTCAATGTCAATTCCAGACAGGTGAGAGCCTCTGAGGACTACACTGTTGCTCTGAAGAAATTCCTTGAATACTTGTTGAAGGCACCAGCTGAGCAGAGGCTTCAGCTGCTGAACGCAG ATACTCGCAACACATCTGTCGATG ATATAAATAAAGAAGTTCGCCATCCAACAATGCCTGATGTCCGCGGGACAC GTGGCGAAATGTTCCGTCAGCCCCCTGGGCATTTACCAAATCAAGGCGCAAGGAAGAAGCTGCCAT TTCCCAATCCCAAGGAAGTGAAGGGTGAAAACTTTTACA AAACTAAGAAGAAACCACCACATCCTCCACGAGAACTAGCCGCTCCTTTAATGAACACTAATGAGCCACCAAAAGCCCTGGGCCTTTATGTCCCCCATG AACCAAAAAAAGTCCCAAGTGTTGTTTCTGCTACTACAAGTGATCTACTGAAGT ATGGCGTTGAACTGACTCTGGACCCCATGACGGCCCACAAGTGCATCCTCCTGTTGGAGAATTTCACGAAGGCCATGGCATCTGACGAGCCGAGTCCTTACCCTGACGGGCCCGAACGCTTTGCCCTGTGGAACCAGGTGCTGGGCACCAGGGGCTTCTCTCAAGGACGCCACTACTGGGAGGTCAACATGAGCAGCAACAATTTCTGCGGCCTCGGCCTGGCCTACAAGAGCATGGACCGCGATGGCCCCGCCAGCCGGCTGGGCCGCAACAGCCAGTCCTGGTGCCTGGAGTGGTCCAACTTTATGCTCTCTGCCTGGCACAACAGCAGTGAGACAGTGCTGGAAAACCTCAACCCCAGTCGGGTAGGCATCCTACTGGACTGCGATCAGGGCACCATCACCTTCTACAACGTGGCTGACAGGGCCTACCCCTTCTACACTTTCATTCAGCGCTTCTCACAGCCAGTTTATCCAGCCTTCTGGATCTTCTCCAGTGGTTCTCACGTCACTCTGTGTAAGATGACCAACTGA